The Ascaphus truei isolate aAscTru1 chromosome 18, aAscTru1.hap1, whole genome shotgun sequence genome window below encodes:
- the C18H15orf61 gene encoding uncharacterized protein C15orf61 homolog isoform X1: protein MLLLKTTHEIFLRILLFPAGWGGRPRPRSSEVLTQHLLQRNLPHWTSYCVKYSAVANDQFALSNFNWDVTGTNYHVLRTGCFPFIKYHCSRAPPQDLQLYNRLFTALKAINLGIPTLMYGLGSWLFATVTETVPTSCGPVTIYFLIKEDEGAVF, encoded by the exons ATGCTCCTCTTGAAGACGACCCATGAGATCTTCTTACGAATTCTTCTTTTCCCGGCAGGCTGGGGGGGGCGGCCCCGTCCTCGCTCCTCCGAGGTTCTGACCCAGCACTTGCTGCAGCGGAACCTTCCCCACTGGACTTCCTACTGCGTCAAGTACAGTGCCGTGGCCAATGACCAGTTTGCTCTGTCCAACTTCAACTGGGACGTAACCGGCACCAACTACCATGTCCTGCGTACCGGCTGCTTCCCCTTCATCAAGTATCACTGCTCCCGTGCTCCCCCCCAGGACCTGCAGCTCTACAACCGCCTCTTCACCGCACTCAAAGCCATAAATCTAG GGATTCCCACCCTGATGTATGGCCTGGGATCCTGGCTGTTTGCCACGGTGACGGAGACGGTGCCCACCAGTTGTGGCCCAGTGACGATCTACTTTCTGATAAAAGAGGATGAAGGAGCCGTGTTCTGA
- the C18H15orf61 gene encoding uncharacterized protein C15orf61 homolog isoform X2 codes for MAGWGGRPRPRSSEVLTQHLLQRNLPHWTSYCVKYSAVANDQFALSNFNWDVTGTNYHVLRTGCFPFIKYHCSRAPPQDLQLYNRLFTALKAINLGIPTLMYGLGSWLFATVTETVPTSCGPVTIYFLIKEDEGAVF; via the exons ATGGCAG GCTGGGGGGGGCGGCCCCGTCCTCGCTCCTCCGAGGTTCTGACCCAGCACTTGCTGCAGCGGAACCTTCCCCACTGGACTTCCTACTGCGTCAAGTACAGTGCCGTGGCCAATGACCAGTTTGCTCTGTCCAACTTCAACTGGGACGTAACCGGCACCAACTACCATGTCCTGCGTACCGGCTGCTTCCCCTTCATCAAGTATCACTGCTCCCGTGCTCCCCCCCAGGACCTGCAGCTCTACAACCGCCTCTTCACCGCACTCAAAGCCATAAATCTAG GGATTCCCACCCTGATGTATGGCCTGGGATCCTGGCTGTTTGCCACGGTGACGGAGACGGTGCCCACCAGTTGTGGCCCAGTGACGATCTACTTTCTGATAAAAGAGGATGAAGGAGCCGTGTTCTGA